From one Brevundimonas sp. PAMC22021 genomic stretch:
- a CDS encoding exopolysaccharide biosynthesis protein, giving the protein MAEADQNKPQNLETLLDELEQAADGKDKVPLKDVHEAIGERSFGPLLLAAGLAALTPLGVIPGLPTAFAIIVVLIAGQLVIGRDRFWIPRRLREHSVGADRLNKAVSWLRKPARVIDRFVKPRLRVFTQAGFTRVVAVICVVIAFAIPPLELLPFAVVAPASAIAAFGLGLTARDGLLVLIALIASTISLALLGMVLLQ; this is encoded by the coding sequence ATGGCCGAAGCCGACCAGAACAAGCCGCAGAACCTTGAAACCCTGCTGGACGAACTCGAACAGGCCGCCGATGGCAAGGACAAGGTTCCACTGAAGGACGTGCACGAGGCGATCGGCGAACGCTCTTTCGGTCCGCTGCTGCTGGCCGCCGGGCTCGCTGCGCTGACGCCGCTGGGGGTCATTCCCGGCCTGCCGACCGCCTTCGCCATCATCGTGGTGCTGATCGCGGGCCAACTGGTGATCGGGCGCGACCGGTTCTGGATTCCGCGACGCCTGCGCGAACATTCCGTCGGCGCCGATCGGCTGAACAAGGCCGTAAGCTGGTTGCGCAAGCCCGCGCGGGTCATCGACCGCTTCGTCAAGCCGCGCCTGCGCGTCTTCACGCAGGCGGGCTTCACACGGGTGGTGGCGGTGATCTGCGTGGTGATCGCCTTCGCCATTCCACCGCTGGAACTGCTGCCCTTCGCCGTCGTCGCCCCCGCTTCCGCCATCGCCGCGTTCGGACTGGGCCTGACGGCTCGGGACGGGCTGCTGGTGCTGATCGCGCTGATCGCCAGCACGATCAGCCTCGCCCTTCTGGGGATGGTGCTGCTTCAATAG
- a CDS encoding winged helix-turn-helix domain-containing protein — MKDVLTLAETRRVALAAQGFNRFRKGGEVDRLRIANTIARLNLLQVDSVNVLVRAHYMPLYSRLGPYSRELLDTEVARLPRRLFEYWAHEASLLPIDFHPLLRWRMADAARGQGVWSRLQPFATERRGEAEALLDRIAAEGPLAASDLGGRPARKGMWEWSDAKQALEWLFWSGFVASTHRRGSFERIYDLTERALPRRIVEAPTPAPRDAKRLLVERSARALGIATSGDLRDYFRLSPEDARAAISDLTDAGVLSAVQVEGWSQPAYLHQDARQGRRLGGEALLSPFDPLVWKRDRAERLFSFSHRLEIYTPAHRRVHGYYVLPFLMDGAIVARVDLKADRQAGLLRVLSVHLEPGAPAETVERLWGELRRMAGWLGLQDVTQQRRIDRT; from the coding sequence TTGAAGGACGTTCTCACGCTCGCCGAAACCCGCCGCGTTGCGCTCGCGGCTCAAGGATTCAACCGCTTTCGAAAGGGCGGCGAGGTTGATCGCCTGCGGATCGCAAACACGATCGCACGGCTTAACCTTCTTCAGGTCGACAGCGTCAATGTCCTCGTGCGTGCGCACTACATGCCGCTCTACTCGCGGCTGGGACCCTATTCGCGCGAACTGCTGGATACGGAAGTCGCGCGCCTGCCGCGCCGGCTGTTTGAGTACTGGGCCCATGAGGCGTCGCTGCTTCCGATCGACTTCCACCCGCTGCTCCGCTGGCGCATGGCCGACGCCGCGCGCGGACAGGGGGTTTGGTCGCGCCTCCAGCCCTTCGCAACCGAGCGTCGAGGCGAGGCCGAAGCCCTGCTCGACCGCATCGCCGCGGAGGGACCGCTCGCGGCTTCCGATCTCGGTGGTCGGCCCGCCCGCAAGGGCATGTGGGAGTGGAGCGACGCGAAGCAGGCGCTGGAGTGGCTGTTCTGGTCGGGGTTCGTCGCCTCGACCCATCGACGCGGCAGCTTTGAACGGATCTATGACCTGACAGAGCGCGCGCTGCCGCGCCGGATCGTGGAGGCCCCGACGCCGGCGCCCCGCGACGCCAAGCGCCTGTTGGTGGAACGCTCGGCGCGCGCGCTCGGCATAGCCACGTCCGGCGACCTGAGGGACTACTTCCGGCTTTCACCGGAAGACGCGCGCGCGGCGATCAGCGACCTGACGGATGCGGGAGTTCTGTCGGCCGTCCAGGTCGAGGGCTGGTCTCAGCCGGCCTACCTGCACCAGGATGCGCGGCAGGGCCGGCGCCTGGGCGGCGAGGCTCTGCTTTCGCCCTTCGACCCGCTGGTTTGGAAACGCGATCGGGCGGAGCGGCTGTTCAGCTTTTCCCATCGACTGGAAATCTATACCCCAGCCCACAGGCGTGTGCACGGCTACTATGTGCTGCCCTTCCTTATGGACGGCGCCATCGTCGCGCGGGTCGACCTCAAGGCCGACCGTCAGGCCGGTCTCCTGCGCGTCCTGAGCGTCCATCTCGAGCCAGGAGCGCCTGCGGAGACGGTTGAGCGACTGTGGGGCGAGCTTCGCCGGATGGCCGGTTGGCTCGGTTTGCAGGATGTGACGCAGCAGAGGCGGATCGATAGGACTTGA